From Pan paniscus chromosome 9, NHGRI_mPanPan1-v2.0_pri, whole genome shotgun sequence, the proteins below share one genomic window:
- the EPS8L2 gene encoding epidermal growth factor receptor kinase substrate 8-like protein 2 isoform X1: MSQSGAVSCCPGATNGSLGRSDGVAKMSPKDLFEQRKKYSNSNVIMHETSQYHVQHLATFIMDKSEAITSVDDAIRKLVQLSSKEKIWTQEMLLQVNDQSLRLLDIESQEELENFPLPTVQRSQTVLNQLRYPSVLLLVCQDSEQSKPDVHFFHCDEVEAELVHEDIESALADCRLGKKMRPQTLKGHQEKIRQRQSILPPPQGPAPIPFQHRGGDSPEAKNRVGPQVPLSEPGFRRRESQEEEPRAVLAQKIEKETQILNCALDDIEWFVARLQKAAEAFKQLNQRKKGKKKGKKAPAEGVLTLRARPPSEGEFIDCFQKIKLAINLLAKLQKHIQNPSAAELVHFLFGPLDLIVNTCSGPDIARSVSCPLLSRDAVDFLRGHLVPKEMSLWESLGESWMRPRSEWPREPQVPLYVPKFHSGWEPPVDVLQEAPWEVEGLASAPIEEVSPVSRQSIRNSQKHSPTSEPTPPGDALPPVSSPHTHRGYQPTPAMAKYVKILYDFTARNANELSVLKDEVLEVLEDGRQWWKLRSRSGQAGYVPCNILGEARPEDAGAPFEQVGQKYWGAASPTHKLPPSFPGNKDELMQHMDEVNDELIRKISNIRAQPQRHFRVERSQPVSQPLTYESGPDEVRAWLEAKAFSPRIVENLGILTGPQLFSLNKEELKKVCGEEGVRVYSQLTVQKAFLEKQQSGSELEELMNKFHSMNQRRGEDS; this comes from the exons ATGAGCCAGTCCGGGGCCGTGAGCTGCTGCCCGGGTGCCACCAA TGGCAGCCTGGGCCGGTCCGACGGTGTGGCCAAGATGAGCCCCAAGGACCTGTTTG AGCAGAGGAAGAAGTATTCCAACTCCAACGTCATCATGCACGAGACTTCGCAGTACCACGTCCAG CACCTGGCCACATTCATCATGGACAAGAGCGAAGCCATCACGTCTGTGGACGATGCCATCCGGAAGCTGGTGCAGCTGAGCTCCAAGGAGAAGATCTGGACCCAGGAGATGCTGCTGCAGGTGAACGACCAGTCGCTGCGGCTGCTGGACATCGAGTCTCAG GAGGAGCTGGAAAACTTCCCGCTGCCCACGGTGCAGCGCAGCCAGACGGTCCTCAACCAGCTGCGCTACCCGTCTGTGCTGCTGCTCGTGTGCCAGGACTCGGAGCAGAGCAAGCCGGATGTCCACTTCTTCCACTGCGACGAGGTGGAG GCAGAGCTGGTGCACGAGGACATCGAGAGCGCGTTGGCCGACTGCCGGTTGGGCAAGAAGATGCGGCCGCAGACCCTGAA GGGACACCAGGAGAAGATTCGGCAGCGGCAGTCCATCCTGCCTCCTCCCCAGGGCCCGGCACCCATCCCCTTCCAGCACCGCGGCGGGGATTCCCCGGAGGCCAAGAATCGCGTGGGCCCGCAGGTGCCGCTCAGCGAGCCAG GTTTCCGCCGTCGGGAGTCGCAGGAGGAGGAGCCGCGGGCCGTGCTGGCTCAGAAGATAGAGAAGGAGACG CAAATCCTCAACTGCGCCCTGGACGACATCGAGTGGTTTGTGGCCCGGCTGCAGAAGGCGGCCGAGGCTTTCAAGCAGCTGAACCAGcggaagaaggggaagaagaagggcAAGAAGGCGCCAGCAG AGGGCGTCCTCACACTGCGGGCACGGCCCCCCTCTGAGGGCGAGTTCATCGACTGCTTCCAGAAAATCAAGCTGGCGATTAACTTGCTG GCAAAGCTGCAGAAGCACATCCAGAACCCCAGCGCCGCGGAGCTCGTGCACTTCCTCTTCGGGCCTCTGGACCTG ATCGTCAACACCTGCAGTGGCCCAGACATCGCACGCTCCGTCTCCTGCCCACTGCTCTCCCGAGATGCCGTGGACTTCCTGCGCGGCCACCTGGTCCCTAAGGAGATGTCACTGTGGGAGTCACTGGGAGAGAGCTGGATGCGGCCCCG CTCCGAGTGGCCGCGGGAGCCGCAGGTGCCCCTCTACGTGCCCAAGTTCCACAGCGGCTGGGAGCCTCCTGTGGATGTGCTGCAGGAGGccccctgggaggtggaggggctgGCGTCTGCCCCCATCGAGGAG GTGAGTCCAGTGAGCCGACAGTCCATAAGAAACTCCCAGAAGCACAGCCCCACTTCAGAGCCCACCCCCCCGGGGGATGCCCTACCACCAGTCAGCTCCCCACATACTCACAG GGGCTACCAGCCAACACCAGCCATGGCCAAGTACGTCAAGATCCTGTACGACTTCACAGCCCGAAATGCCAACGAGCTATCGGTGCTCAAGGATGAGGTCCTAGAG GTGCTGGAGGACGGCCGGCAGTGGTGGAAGCTGCGCAGCCGCAGCGGCCAGGCGGGGTACGTGCCCTGCAACATCCTAGGCGAGGCGCGGCCCGAGGACGCCGGCGCCCCGTTCGAGCAG GTCGGTCAGAAGTACTGGGGCGCCGCCAGCCCGACCCACAAGCTGCCCCCAAGCTTCCCGGGGAACAAAGACG AGCTCATGCAGCACATGGACGAGGTCAACGACGAGCTCATCCGGAAAATCAGCAACATCAGGGCGCAGCCACAGAGGCACTTCCGCGTGGAGCGCAGCCAGCCCGTGAGCCAGCCGCTCACCTACGAGTCGGGTCCGGACGAGGTCCGCGCCTGGCTGGAAGCTAAGGCCTTCAGCCCGCG GATCGTGGAGAACCTGGGCATCCTGACCGGGCCGCAGCTCTTCTCCCTCAACAAGGAGGAGCTGAAGAAAGTGTGCGGCGAGGAGGGCGTCCGCGTGTACAGCCAGCTCACCGTGCAGAAGGCCTTCCTGGAG AAGCAGCAAAGTGGGTCGGAGCTGGAAGAACTCATGAACAAGTTTCATTCCATGAATCAGAGGAGGGGGGAGGACAGCTAG
- the EPS8L2 gene encoding epidermal growth factor receptor kinase substrate 8-like protein 2 isoform X2: MEDSGRPRLLLRAQTGLPARAGPAASPEGFSILLAPGHIHHGQERSHHVCGRCHPEAGAAELQGEDLDPGDAAAGERPVAAAAGHRVSGGAGKLPAAHGAAQPDGPQPAALPVCAAARVPGLGAEQAGCPLLPLRRGGELVHEDIESALADCRLGKKMRPQTLKGHQEKIRQRQSILPPPQGPAPIPFQHRGGDSPEAKNRVGPQVPLSEPGFRRRESQEEEPRAVLAQKIEKETQILNCALDDIEWFVARLQKAAEAFKQLNQRKKGKKKGKKAPAEGVLTLRARPPSEGEFIDCFQKIKLAINLLAKLQKHIQNPSAAELVHFLFGPLDLIVNTCSGPDIARSVSCPLLSRDAVDFLRGHLVPKEMSLWESLGESWMRPRSEWPREPQVPLYVPKFHSGWEPPVDVLQEAPWEVEGLASAPIEEVSPVSRQSIRNSQKHSPTSEPTPPGDALPPVSSPHTHRGYQPTPAMAKYVKILYDFTARNANELSVLKDEVLEVLEDGRQWWKLRSRSGQAGYVPCNILGEARPEDAGAPFEQVGQKYWGAASPTHKLPPSFPGNKDELMQHMDEVNDELIRKISNIRAQPQRHFRVERSQPVSQPLTYESGPDEVRAWLEAKAFSPRIVENLGILTGPQLFSLNKEELKKVCGEEGVRVYSQLTVQKAFLEKQQSGSELEELMNKFHSMNQRRGEDS; encoded by the exons ATGGAGGATTCAGGGAGGCCCAGGCTGCTTCTCAGGGCTCAGACGGGGCTGCCTGCACGCGCCGGACCAGCCGCCAGCCCTGAGGGCTTTTCTATTCTCCTAG CACCTGGCCACATTCATCATGGACAAGAGCGAAGCCATCACGTCTGTGGACGATGCCATCCGGAAGCTGGTGCAGCTGAGCTCCAAGGAGAAGATCTGGACCCAGGAGATGCTGCTGCAGGTGAACGACCAGTCGCTGCGGCTGCTGGACATCGAGTCTCAG GAGGAGCTGGAAAACTTCCCGCTGCCCACGGTGCAGCGCAGCCAGACGGTCCTCAACCAGCTGCGCTACCCGTCTGTGCTGCTGCTCGTGTGCCAGGACTCGGAGCAGAGCAAGCCGGATGTCCACTTCTTCCACTGCGACGAGGTGGAG AGCTGGTGCACGAGGACATCGAGAGCGCGTTGGCCGACTGCCGGTTGGGCAAGAAGATGCGGCCGCAGACCCTGAA GGGACACCAGGAGAAGATTCGGCAGCGGCAGTCCATCCTGCCTCCTCCCCAGGGCCCGGCACCCATCCCCTTCCAGCACCGCGGCGGGGATTCCCCGGAGGCCAAGAATCGCGTGGGCCCGCAGGTGCCGCTCAGCGAGCCAG GTTTCCGCCGTCGGGAGTCGCAGGAGGAGGAGCCGCGGGCCGTGCTGGCTCAGAAGATAGAGAAGGAGACG CAAATCCTCAACTGCGCCCTGGACGACATCGAGTGGTTTGTGGCCCGGCTGCAGAAGGCGGCCGAGGCTTTCAAGCAGCTGAACCAGcggaagaaggggaagaagaagggcAAGAAGGCGCCAGCAG AGGGCGTCCTCACACTGCGGGCACGGCCCCCCTCTGAGGGCGAGTTCATCGACTGCTTCCAGAAAATCAAGCTGGCGATTAACTTGCTG GCAAAGCTGCAGAAGCACATCCAGAACCCCAGCGCCGCGGAGCTCGTGCACTTCCTCTTCGGGCCTCTGGACCTG ATCGTCAACACCTGCAGTGGCCCAGACATCGCACGCTCCGTCTCCTGCCCACTGCTCTCCCGAGATGCCGTGGACTTCCTGCGCGGCCACCTGGTCCCTAAGGAGATGTCACTGTGGGAGTCACTGGGAGAGAGCTGGATGCGGCCCCG CTCCGAGTGGCCGCGGGAGCCGCAGGTGCCCCTCTACGTGCCCAAGTTCCACAGCGGCTGGGAGCCTCCTGTGGATGTGCTGCAGGAGGccccctgggaggtggaggggctgGCGTCTGCCCCCATCGAGGAG GTGAGTCCAGTGAGCCGACAGTCCATAAGAAACTCCCAGAAGCACAGCCCCACTTCAGAGCCCACCCCCCCGGGGGATGCCCTACCACCAGTCAGCTCCCCACATACTCACAG GGGCTACCAGCCAACACCAGCCATGGCCAAGTACGTCAAGATCCTGTACGACTTCACAGCCCGAAATGCCAACGAGCTATCGGTGCTCAAGGATGAGGTCCTAGAG GTGCTGGAGGACGGCCGGCAGTGGTGGAAGCTGCGCAGCCGCAGCGGCCAGGCGGGGTACGTGCCCTGCAACATCCTAGGCGAGGCGCGGCCCGAGGACGCCGGCGCCCCGTTCGAGCAG GTCGGTCAGAAGTACTGGGGCGCCGCCAGCCCGACCCACAAGCTGCCCCCAAGCTTCCCGGGGAACAAAGACG AGCTCATGCAGCACATGGACGAGGTCAACGACGAGCTCATCCGGAAAATCAGCAACATCAGGGCGCAGCCACAGAGGCACTTCCGCGTGGAGCGCAGCCAGCCCGTGAGCCAGCCGCTCACCTACGAGTCGGGTCCGGACGAGGTCCGCGCCTGGCTGGAAGCTAAGGCCTTCAGCCCGCG GATCGTGGAGAACCTGGGCATCCTGACCGGGCCGCAGCTCTTCTCCCTCAACAAGGAGGAGCTGAAGAAAGTGTGCGGCGAGGAGGGCGTCCGCGTGTACAGCCAGCTCACCGTGCAGAAGGCCTTCCTGGAG AAGCAGCAAAGTGGGTCGGAGCTGGAAGAACTCATGAACAAGTTTCATTCCATGAATCAGAGGAGGGGGGAGGACAGCTAG
- the EPS8L2 gene encoding epidermal growth factor receptor kinase substrate 8-like protein 2 isoform X3 — protein MDKSEAITSVDDAIRKLVQLSSKEKIWTQEMLLQVNDQSLRLLDIESQEELENFPLPTVQRSQTVLNQLRYPSVLLLVCQDSEQSKPDVHFFHCDEVEAELVHEDIESALADCRLGKKMRPQTLKGHQEKIRQRQSILPPPQGPAPIPFQHRGGDSPEAKNRVGPQVPLSEPGFRRRESQEEEPRAVLAQKIEKETQILNCALDDIEWFVARLQKAAEAFKQLNQRKKGKKKGKKAPAEGVLTLRARPPSEGEFIDCFQKIKLAINLLAKLQKHIQNPSAAELVHFLFGPLDLIVNTCSGPDIARSVSCPLLSRDAVDFLRGHLVPKEMSLWESLGESWMRPRSEWPREPQVPLYVPKFHSGWEPPVDVLQEAPWEVEGLASAPIEEVSPVSRQSIRNSQKHSPTSEPTPPGDALPPVSSPHTHRGYQPTPAMAKYVKILYDFTARNANELSVLKDEVLEVLEDGRQWWKLRSRSGQAGYVPCNILGEARPEDAGAPFEQVGQKYWGAASPTHKLPPSFPGNKDELMQHMDEVNDELIRKISNIRAQPQRHFRVERSQPVSQPLTYESGPDEVRAWLEAKAFSPRIVENLGILTGPQLFSLNKEELKKVCGEEGVRVYSQLTVQKAFLEKQQSGSELEELMNKFHSMNQRRGEDS, from the exons ATGGACAAGAGCGAAGCCATCACGTCTGTGGACGATGCCATCCGGAAGCTGGTGCAGCTGAGCTCCAAGGAGAAGATCTGGACCCAGGAGATGCTGCTGCAGGTGAACGACCAGTCGCTGCGGCTGCTGGACATCGAGTCTCAG GAGGAGCTGGAAAACTTCCCGCTGCCCACGGTGCAGCGCAGCCAGACGGTCCTCAACCAGCTGCGCTACCCGTCTGTGCTGCTGCTCGTGTGCCAGGACTCGGAGCAGAGCAAGCCGGATGTCCACTTCTTCCACTGCGACGAGGTGGAG GCAGAGCTGGTGCACGAGGACATCGAGAGCGCGTTGGCCGACTGCCGGTTGGGCAAGAAGATGCGGCCGCAGACCCTGAA GGGACACCAGGAGAAGATTCGGCAGCGGCAGTCCATCCTGCCTCCTCCCCAGGGCCCGGCACCCATCCCCTTCCAGCACCGCGGCGGGGATTCCCCGGAGGCCAAGAATCGCGTGGGCCCGCAGGTGCCGCTCAGCGAGCCAG GTTTCCGCCGTCGGGAGTCGCAGGAGGAGGAGCCGCGGGCCGTGCTGGCTCAGAAGATAGAGAAGGAGACG CAAATCCTCAACTGCGCCCTGGACGACATCGAGTGGTTTGTGGCCCGGCTGCAGAAGGCGGCCGAGGCTTTCAAGCAGCTGAACCAGcggaagaaggggaagaagaagggcAAGAAGGCGCCAGCAG AGGGCGTCCTCACACTGCGGGCACGGCCCCCCTCTGAGGGCGAGTTCATCGACTGCTTCCAGAAAATCAAGCTGGCGATTAACTTGCTG GCAAAGCTGCAGAAGCACATCCAGAACCCCAGCGCCGCGGAGCTCGTGCACTTCCTCTTCGGGCCTCTGGACCTG ATCGTCAACACCTGCAGTGGCCCAGACATCGCACGCTCCGTCTCCTGCCCACTGCTCTCCCGAGATGCCGTGGACTTCCTGCGCGGCCACCTGGTCCCTAAGGAGATGTCACTGTGGGAGTCACTGGGAGAGAGCTGGATGCGGCCCCG CTCCGAGTGGCCGCGGGAGCCGCAGGTGCCCCTCTACGTGCCCAAGTTCCACAGCGGCTGGGAGCCTCCTGTGGATGTGCTGCAGGAGGccccctgggaggtggaggggctgGCGTCTGCCCCCATCGAGGAG GTGAGTCCAGTGAGCCGACAGTCCATAAGAAACTCCCAGAAGCACAGCCCCACTTCAGAGCCCACCCCCCCGGGGGATGCCCTACCACCAGTCAGCTCCCCACATACTCACAG GGGCTACCAGCCAACACCAGCCATGGCCAAGTACGTCAAGATCCTGTACGACTTCACAGCCCGAAATGCCAACGAGCTATCGGTGCTCAAGGATGAGGTCCTAGAG GTGCTGGAGGACGGCCGGCAGTGGTGGAAGCTGCGCAGCCGCAGCGGCCAGGCGGGGTACGTGCCCTGCAACATCCTAGGCGAGGCGCGGCCCGAGGACGCCGGCGCCCCGTTCGAGCAG GTCGGTCAGAAGTACTGGGGCGCCGCCAGCCCGACCCACAAGCTGCCCCCAAGCTTCCCGGGGAACAAAGACG AGCTCATGCAGCACATGGACGAGGTCAACGACGAGCTCATCCGGAAAATCAGCAACATCAGGGCGCAGCCACAGAGGCACTTCCGCGTGGAGCGCAGCCAGCCCGTGAGCCAGCCGCTCACCTACGAGTCGGGTCCGGACGAGGTCCGCGCCTGGCTGGAAGCTAAGGCCTTCAGCCCGCG GATCGTGGAGAACCTGGGCATCCTGACCGGGCCGCAGCTCTTCTCCCTCAACAAGGAGGAGCTGAAGAAAGTGTGCGGCGAGGAGGGCGTCCGCGTGTACAGCCAGCTCACCGTGCAGAAGGCCTTCCTGGAG AAGCAGCAAAGTGGGTCGGAGCTGGAAGAACTCATGAACAAGTTTCATTCCATGAATCAGAGGAGGGGGGAGGACAGCTAG